A single genomic interval of Picosynechococcus sp. PCC 7003 harbors:
- a CDS encoding STAS domain-containing protein, with the protein MDNKIAVFHPTGIFDNIKSLEFKDDLLKSITDEKKEVVILDFTGITFMDSAGLGSLVLLLKTVRTHGAKMILCNVNEQVQMLFELTNMNRVFEIFATQADFFEQQAAQS; encoded by the coding sequence ATGGATAACAAAATTGCAGTTTTTCACCCCACGGGCATTTTTGATAATATTAAGTCCCTTGAGTTTAAAGACGATTTACTCAAAAGTATTACCGACGAAAAAAAAGAGGTTGTGATCCTTGATTTTACTGGGATCACGTTTATGGACAGTGCAGGCCTCGGATCATTAGTTTTACTATTAAAAACGGTGCGTACCCACGGGGCAAAAATGATTTTATGTAACGTCAACGAACAAGTGCAAATGCTGTTTGAATTGACCAATATGAACCGTGTTTTTGAAATTTTTGCGACCCAAGCAGACTTCTTTGAACAGCAGGCAGCACAGTCCTAA
- a CDS encoding saccharopine dehydrogenase family protein, whose protein sequence is MVKQILILGGTGRIGQRVAAAIAPLGSVTVTGRSVREAKALQGTFLRLDLEDLPALEKAITNHDLVIHCAGPFHRRDGRVLQTCIHQGKNYIDISDHRCLYQKLKPLTQAATDAGITAVCNAGVFPGISNSMVRLGVEQLDEPHKIELYYGVAGSGGAGETVMTTTFLGLGEPFLVFQDGTWQAKQPYSEPTTIDFPNPIGKTTVYWFDVAETFTFAESFPVKTVVTKFGSLPNFYNQLTRAITLLPEPLRQHPRIIQGLSKISYGMTKLTDSFTGVGVAMRAIVSGTKDGTPQQVTVDFVHEHTAIAAGLGVAIVAELLLTEQVSKPGLFPVEQMIPTELFMAMAEKYNLQLSWSITPRRSPRSYGDMSPQTTLN, encoded by the coding sequence ATGGTCAAGCAAATTTTAATTTTGGGGGGCACGGGCCGCATCGGTCAACGGGTGGCAGCGGCGATCGCCCCCCTGGGTTCGGTGACGGTGACAGGGCGTTCGGTGCGAGAGGCAAAGGCACTCCAGGGAACATTTTTGCGCCTCGATTTAGAGGATTTACCGGCTTTAGAAAAGGCGATCACCAACCATGATTTGGTGATTCACTGTGCGGGGCCATTCCACCGCCGGGATGGTCGAGTATTACAAACGTGCATCCACCAAGGCAAAAATTACATTGACATCAGTGACCACCGTTGCCTGTACCAAAAGCTTAAGCCCTTGACCCAGGCCGCCACAGATGCCGGAATCACCGCAGTGTGTAATGCAGGGGTCTTTCCGGGGATTTCTAATAGTATGGTGCGCCTCGGTGTAGAGCAGCTCGACGAACCGCACAAAATTGAGCTTTATTATGGTGTTGCGGGTTCCGGGGGCGCCGGAGAAACGGTGATGACAACGACTTTTCTGGGGTTGGGGGAGCCTTTTCTCGTTTTTCAGGACGGCACTTGGCAGGCCAAACAACCCTATTCTGAGCCGACGACAATTGATTTCCCTAACCCCATTGGCAAAACAACGGTGTATTGGTTTGATGTGGCCGAAACTTTTACCTTTGCCGAATCCTTCCCAGTGAAAACGGTGGTCACAAAATTTGGTTCTCTGCCAAATTTTTATAATCAGCTCACGCGGGCCATCACCCTATTGCCTGAACCACTGCGTCAACATCCCCGCATCATTCAAGGTCTTAGCAAAATTAGCTACGGCATGACCAAGCTCACCGATTCTTTTACGGGGGTTGGGGTGGCAATGCGAGCGATTGTTAGCGGCACTAAAGATGGTACGCCCCAACAGGTTACGGTGGATTTTGTCCATGAACACACGGCGATCGCCGCAGGCTTAGGGGTAGCGATCGTGGCGGAACTGCTTTTGACGGAACAAGTTTCAAAACCGGGTCTCTTCCCGGTCGAACAAATGATTCCCACGGAGCTGTTTATGGCCATGGCCGAAAAGTATAACCTCCAGCTTTCCTGGTCCATAACTCCTAGGCGATCGCCTAGGAGTTATGGGGATATGTCGCCGCAAACTACGCTAAATTAA